A region from the Volucribacter amazonae genome encodes:
- the nrdB gene encoding class Ia ribonucleoside-diphosphate reductase subunit beta: protein MAYTTFSQIKNDQLKEPMFFGQNVNVARYDQQKYETFEKLIEKQLSFFWRPEEVDVSQDRIDYASLPEHEKHIFISNLKYQTLLDSIQGRSPNVALLPVVSIPELETWIETWTFSETIHSRSYTHIIRNIVNDPSVVFDDIVTNEEIIKRAKDISAYYDDFIRDTQLYTLYGEGTYTVDGQQCVVSLRNLKRQLYLCLMSVNALEAIRFYVSFACSFAFAERKLMEGNAKIIKFIARDEALHLTGTQHILNIMASGQDDPEMAEIAEECRQEAYELFVAAAEQEKEWADYLFKDGSMIGLNKDILVQYVEYITNIRMQAVGLPLPFKTRSNPIPWINAWLVSDNVQVAPQEVEVSSYLVGQIDAKVDANDFGDFDL, encoded by the coding sequence ATGGCTTACACAACCTTCTCCCAAATCAAAAACGATCAACTAAAAGAACCTATGTTCTTTGGGCAAAATGTCAATGTCGCTCGCTATGATCAACAAAAATACGAAACCTTTGAAAAACTGATTGAAAAACAGCTTTCCTTTTTCTGGCGACCAGAAGAAGTGGACGTTTCACAAGATCGCATTGATTATGCTAGTTTACCAGAACATGAGAAACATATTTTTATCAGTAATTTAAAGTATCAAACACTACTTGATTCAATCCAAGGACGTAGCCCCAATGTTGCTTTACTGCCAGTGGTTTCTATTCCTGAATTAGAAACTTGGATTGAAACTTGGACATTCTCTGAAACTATTCATTCTCGTTCCTACACCCATATTATTCGTAATATCGTTAATGATCCCTCAGTCGTCTTTGATGATATAGTGACCAATGAAGAAATTATCAAACGAGCCAAAGATATTTCCGCCTACTATGATGATTTTATTCGTGATACGCAACTTTATACCCTCTATGGCGAAGGTACTTATACTGTTGACGGACAACAATGCGTGGTTAGCTTACGCAATCTAAAACGCCAATTATACCTCTGTTTAATGAGCGTTAATGCTCTAGAAGCCATTCGTTTTTATGTTTCCTTTGCCTGTTCTTTTGCTTTTGCTGAACGCAAACTAATGGAAGGCAATGCCAAAATCATCAAATTTATTGCCCGAGATGAAGCCTTGCACTTAACAGGAACTCAGCATATTTTAAATATTATGGCATCAGGGCAAGATGATCCTGAAATGGCTGAAATTGCTGAAGAATGTCGCCAAGAGGCTTATGAGCTTTTTGTTGCTGCTGCTGAACAAGAAAAAGAATGGGCAGATTATTTATTTAAAGATGGATCAATGATCGGCTTGAACAAGGATATTTTAGTGCAATATGTTGAATATATTACCAATATCCGTATGCAAGCCGTAGGATTACCATTGCCGTTCAAAACCCGATCTAATCCTATCCCTTGGATCAATGCGTGGCTAGTATCAGATAATGTACAAGTTGCCCCACAAGAAGTTGAAGTCAGCTCTTATTTAGTTGGGCAAATTGACGCTAAAGTTGATGCGAATGATTTTGGGGATTTTGACTTATAA
- the asnS gene encoding asparagine--tRNA ligase has product MTKIASIADVLTGKVAVGDTVTVRGWVRTRRDSKAGLSFLAVYDGSCFAPVQAIVNNDIANYDSEILRLTTGCSVIVTGTVVESPAQGQAVELQASQVEVTGWVEDPETYPMAAKRHSIEYLREVAHLRPRTNIIGAVARVRHCLAQAIHRFFHEQGFYWVATPLITASDTEGAGEMFRVSTLDLENLPRDDKSAVDFSQDFFGKEAFLTVSGQLNGETYACALSKIYTFGPTFRAENSNTTRHLAEFWMVEPEVAFATLADNAKLAEDMLKYVFNAVLNERRDDLEFFAKHVDKEVINRLEHFVKADFAQIDYTDAIDILLKSGKSFEFPVEWGIDLSSEHERYLAEEYFKSPVVVKNYPKDIKAFYMRLNDDGKTVAAMDVLAPGIGEIIGGSQREERLEVLDKRMLEMGLNPEDYWWYRDLRRYGTVPHSGFGLGFERLIVYVTGVQNIRDVIPFPRSPRNANF; this is encoded by the coding sequence ATGACGAAAATTGCATCTATCGCAGATGTTTTAACGGGAAAAGTGGCTGTGGGCGATACAGTAACTGTACGAGGTTGGGTACGTACTCGCCGAGATTCTAAAGCAGGTTTATCTTTTTTAGCTGTTTATGACGGTTCTTGCTTTGCACCTGTTCAAGCTATTGTAAATAATGATATTGCTAATTATGACAGCGAAATTTTACGCTTAACCACCGGTTGTTCTGTTATTGTAACAGGAACAGTTGTAGAATCTCCCGCACAAGGGCAAGCTGTTGAATTGCAAGCCTCACAAGTAGAAGTAACAGGTTGGGTTGAAGATCCCGAAACTTACCCTATGGCGGCAAAACGTCATTCTATTGAATATTTACGCGAAGTCGCTCATTTACGTCCTCGTACCAACATTATTGGTGCTGTAGCTCGTGTGCGTCATTGCTTAGCCCAAGCCATTCATCGCTTTTTCCATGAACAAGGCTTTTATTGGGTAGCAACTCCGTTAATTACAGCTTCCGATACCGAAGGGGCTGGCGAAATGTTCCGCGTTTCTACATTAGATTTAGAAAATCTTCCTAGAGATGACAAAAGTGCGGTGGATTTTAGCCAAGATTTTTTTGGTAAAGAGGCTTTCCTTACTGTATCAGGGCAATTAAATGGCGAAACCTATGCTTGTGCTTTAAGTAAAATTTATACTTTCGGCCCAACTTTCCGAGCAGAAAACTCTAATACAACTCGACACTTAGCGGAATTTTGGATGGTTGAACCCGAAGTCGCCTTTGCTACCCTTGCGGATAATGCAAAATTAGCTGAAGATATGCTGAAATATGTATTTAATGCAGTACTCAACGAACGCCGAGATGACTTAGAATTCTTTGCGAAACATGTAGATAAAGAAGTAATCAACCGCTTAGAACACTTTGTCAAAGCTGATTTTGCACAAATTGACTATACTGATGCCATTGATATTTTATTAAAATCAGGCAAATCCTTTGAATTCCCTGTGGAATGGGGCATTGATTTATCTTCAGAACATGAACGCTATCTTGCCGAAGAATACTTCAAATCCCCTGTGGTAGTAAAAAATTATCCTAAAGATATTAAAGCCTTCTATATGCGTTTAAATGATGATGGCAAAACAGTTGCTGCAATGGACGTATTAGCCCCTGGAATTGGTGAAATCATCGGCGGTTCTCAACGTGAAGAACGTTTAGAGGTTTTAGATAAACGTATGCTAGAAATGGGCTTAAATCCTGAGGATTATTGGTGGTATCGTGATTTACGCCGTTATGGCACAGTACCGCACTCAGGCTTTGGTTTAGGCTTTGAACGTTTAATCGTCTATGTTACTGGGGTACAAAATATTCGTGATGTGATTCCTTTCCCTCGCTCCCCTCGTAACGCAAACTTCTAA